A part of Saliniradius amylolyticus genomic DNA contains:
- the phoU gene encoding phosphate signaling complex protein PhoU, producing MDNIKLNTHISGRFNQELENLRNAVLTMGGVVEQQLCDAVVALRDNNAGLAEKVVVNDQTVNAMEVQIDEECLRIIAKRHPAASDLRLVMTINKVTADIERIGDDVERIAGLIVKRTLPVSADIKNGMVATGNQVMELFRQTLNAFARMDAEAALEIHMQDQDIDERYKQLLMQAVTEMQQERESMHQWLEILWAMRSLERVGDRCKNICEYVIYLVQGKDIRHASRHEIRDKLNELR from the coding sequence ATGGATAACATTAAACTCAACACCCACATATCAGGCCGCTTTAACCAGGAGCTGGAGAACCTGCGTAACGCCGTGCTGACTATGGGCGGGGTCGTGGAGCAGCAGCTGTGTGATGCGGTGGTTGCCCTTCGGGATAATAACGCCGGGCTGGCAGAAAAAGTGGTGGTGAACGATCAGACCGTCAACGCCATGGAAGTGCAGATTGACGAAGAGTGCTTGCGTATCATCGCCAAGCGCCATCCGGCCGCCAGCGATTTACGCCTGGTAATGACCATTAACAAAGTGACCGCCGATATCGAGCGCATTGGCGATGATGTGGAGAGGATTGCGGGGTTGATCGTTAAGCGAACCTTGCCGGTGTCGGCCGATATCAAAAATGGCATGGTGGCGACCGGCAATCAGGTGATGGAGTTGTTTCGTCAAACTTTGAATGCCTTTGCCCGTATGGATGCGGAGGCAGCACTTGAGATTCATATGCAGGATCAGGACATCGATGAGCGCTACAAGCAACTGTTGATGCAGGCCGTTACCGAGATGCAACAGGAACGGGAGTCGATGCATCAGTGGCTGGAGATCCTGTGGGCCATGCGCTCTCTGGAGCGAGTCGGGGATAGATGTAAGAATATCTGTGAGTATGTGATTTACTTAGTGCAAGGTAAGGATATTCGCCATGCTTCACGTCATGAGATTCGCGACAAGCTCAATGAGTTACGCTAG
- the pstB gene encoding phosphate ABC transporter ATP-binding protein PstB: MDNSKPLFDYFSLVQPEVDLEALSPEQISVEVKELSLYFDNNQVLERIGMSVPKHQVTSLIGPSGSGKSTLLSCFNRLNDLEPGCKVEGEVIIDGRNIYDRREDVARLRRQVGMVFQKPNPFPMSVYENLVYGLKIRGIKDRRQLDNAAEKALKDVALWDEVKDRLFDSALTLSGGQQQRLVIARAIALEPEILLLDEPTSALDPISTLTIEELINQLKSKFTVLIVTHNMQQAARVSDFTAFLHEGRLVEYSDTNRLFTRPRQEQTEEYITGRYG; the protein is encoded by the coding sequence ATGGATAATAGCAAACCCTTGTTTGATTATTTTTCTCTGGTTCAACCGGAGGTGGATCTTGAAGCTTTGTCACCGGAGCAGATCTCCGTGGAGGTCAAGGAGCTTAGCCTCTATTTTGACAATAACCAGGTGTTGGAGCGTATTGGCATGAGTGTGCCGAAACATCAGGTTACTTCCCTGATCGGACCCAGTGGTTCAGGCAAGTCCACATTGCTTAGCTGTTTTAATCGCCTCAATGACCTGGAGCCCGGCTGTAAAGTTGAGGGTGAAGTGATCATTGATGGAAGAAATATCTATGACCGGCGTGAGGATGTTGCGCGCCTCAGACGCCAGGTGGGCATGGTCTTTCAAAAGCCCAACCCGTTTCCAATGTCGGTGTATGAAAATCTGGTTTATGGTCTGAAAATTCGGGGAATCAAAGATCGACGTCAGCTGGATAACGCGGCCGAGAAGGCCCTGAAGGATGTGGCTTTATGGGATGAGGTGAAAGACCGTTTATTCGACTCTGCACTGACCTTGTCTGGCGGCCAGCAGCAGAGACTGGTGATTGCCCGGGCCATTGCGCTGGAGCCAGAGATTCTGTTACTGGACGAGCCAACCTCGGCGCTGGACCCGATTTCCACGCTGACCATCGAAGAGCTGATCAACCAACTAAAATCGAAGTTTACCGTTCTGATTGTGACCCACAATATGCAACAAGCGGCAAGGGTGTCAGACTTCACCGCCTTCTTGCACGAGGGGCGTCTGGTGGAGTACTCCGATACCAACCGTTTGTTCACCCGGCCCAGACAGGAACAAACCGAAGAATACATTACAGGGCGTTACGGCTGA
- the pstA gene encoding phosphate ABC transporter permease PstA yields MGILNRQKNDLPLMLSGVPAALLLMVILLIAGVILAYGVSYFWPQPLYEVRYEQGGTTQSVFAKVQSRDYRSSEEHSHWVMSGALLEQFGAQQYIVESRRIIDARRPPELTDILLRNGNRLYAKLLAGYQGPQRLSVEQLPELLNKVSARVRQVEDLKQDQLGPIHQQLAQMERRGVAQEAPARQKLAQRFAELQEQIQRKERALAEFRLSLMGADGREFSLPLASVDDYWLLNRLDVLDKFQVFLTRLWHFVSEGPKSSNDTGGVFPALFGTVVMVLLMTVLVTPLGVIAALYLSEYAPDNGLTSLIRIGVNNLAGVPSIVYGVFGLGFWVYIVGGQIDEWLFSDHLPAPTFGAPGLFWASLTMAMLTLPVVIVATEEGLRRVPKSLRHGSFALGATKFETIWNTVLPMASPGIMTGMILAIARGAGEVAPLLLVGAVKFAPSLPVDGEFPYLHLDRQFMHLGVLIYDGAFHSNHFAQSGSMMFATCLLLLLIVVVLNVAAILVRARLRARYQALIR; encoded by the coding sequence ATGGGAATCCTGAACCGCCAGAAAAACGATTTACCCCTGATGCTCAGCGGCGTGCCGGCGGCGTTATTGCTGATGGTGATTTTATTGATTGCCGGGGTCATACTGGCCTATGGAGTCTCCTATTTCTGGCCCCAGCCTTTGTATGAAGTGCGTTATGAACAAGGTGGTACTACTCAGTCTGTATTTGCCAAGGTGCAATCCCGTGACTATCGCAGTTCAGAGGAGCACAGTCACTGGGTCATGAGTGGTGCCTTGCTGGAGCAGTTTGGTGCCCAGCAGTATATTGTCGAGAGCCGCCGTATTATTGATGCGCGAAGACCACCGGAACTGACCGATATTTTGCTACGTAACGGCAATCGTCTATACGCTAAGCTACTGGCGGGCTATCAGGGGCCGCAGCGCCTGTCAGTGGAGCAGTTACCGGAATTACTAAACAAAGTGTCGGCCCGGGTCCGTCAGGTCGAGGATTTAAAGCAAGACCAGCTGGGACCCATTCACCAGCAGCTCGCTCAGATGGAGCGTCGTGGCGTGGCCCAAGAGGCCCCCGCCCGGCAGAAACTTGCTCAACGTTTTGCCGAGCTTCAGGAGCAGATTCAACGCAAGGAGCGGGCGCTGGCTGAGTTCCGATTAAGTCTGATGGGGGCCGATGGCAGAGAGTTTAGTCTGCCGCTGGCTTCAGTGGATGATTACTGGCTGCTTAACCGCCTGGATGTACTGGATAAGTTTCAGGTCTTTCTGACCCGGCTTTGGCACTTTGTCAGCGAGGGACCGAAGAGCTCAAACGATACCGGAGGCGTCTTCCCGGCCTTGTTCGGTACGGTGGTCATGGTTTTATTGATGACCGTGCTGGTAACGCCACTGGGCGTGATTGCGGCGCTCTATTTGAGTGAGTATGCGCCAGATAACGGACTGACCTCGCTGATCCGCATCGGCGTTAATAATCTGGCGGGCGTACCTTCTATCGTTTATGGTGTGTTTGGCTTGGGCTTCTGGGTGTACATCGTGGGCGGTCAGATCGACGAGTGGCTGTTCAGTGACCACCTGCCCGCGCCGACCTTCGGTGCGCCGGGATTATTCTGGGCCTCGCTGACCATGGCCATGCTGACCTTACCCGTAGTGATTGTTGCCACTGAAGAAGGCCTGCGCCGGGTGCCCAAGTCGCTTCGCCACGGTAGCTTTGCGCTCGGGGCTACCAAGTTTGAAACTATCTGGAATACGGTGCTGCCGATGGCAAGCCCTGGCATTATGACCGGCATGATTCTGGCGATTGCCCGTGGGGCCGGTGAGGTGGCACCGTTGTTACTGGTGGGTGCTGTTAAGTTTGCGCCGAGTTTGCCGGTAGACGGAGAATTTCCCTATCTGCATCTGGACCGACAGTTTATGCATCTTGGAGTATTGATTTACGATGGTGCTTTTCACAGCAATCATTTTGCCCAAAGCGGCTCGATGATGTTTGCGACCTGTTTGCTTTTGCTGTTGATCGTGGTGGTATTAAATGTGGCGGCAATTCTGGTACGGGCGCGACTGAGGGCGCGTTATCAGGCGTTGATAAGGTAA